The genomic window GAAGCGCCTAATATCGGAAATCTCCGGCTCATAATGGGCGCGCTTTTTGACGCCCAGGAGATGATTGAAGTCGAGCTTCCTATCCGGTCAGCTGAAACCGAGCTTAGAGCGTCAAAAGACGCAATAGAAATCTTCTGCAAGGCAAACAAGCTCAAGCCCACTTCACCCTGTTGGCAGAGTTGCCAGTAGCTGCCTTCAGGGATCGAACTAAGATACAAAAGGCAAGATATATTCTTATGAGAGCCCTGTTTTTCAGCCCCCACCCGGATGATTCTGCAATAGGTGTCGGAGGGATAATTGCAAAGCTCACCAAAAAGGGATGGCAGGCAGGGTATGTTTACACAACCGACGGGCGGCATGGAAGCGACACGCTCAGCCCGGAAGAAACTCTGAAGGTGCGCGCCCTGGAAGCAAAAGCCGAAAGGGACATTTTCGGCATCAAAGAGCACTGGTCCCTTGAAATCGAGGACGGCACGCTTTCAAAATTAAACGATTTTGGGCAGAAAGAAGCGGTTTCAAGAATTGAGGAAATAATTCTGAAATTCCGGCCAGACGTTGTATTTATCCCTTCATACTCTGACAGGCATTCCGACCACCGTTCAACGCACGATCTTGTTATGAAAGCCCTTTCCAAGAAAGGTAAAGATGTTCTGGTTGTAAAATACCAGGTTTGGTTTTTCCCTGACTTTTACGAAAAAAGGCAAGACCCCTGCGAGAAAATAATGCTTGTCGGAATAGACGACGAGCTCGAAAAGAAACATGAAGCTATAAGAGTCCACAAATCCCAACTGGAGCGCGTGGAATATGATGAAGCGTCAAAGCACATAAACGCCTACTTTTCAAGGATTTTCAAGGCCTGCAAGGATGACGGAGTCTGCCATGCCGAAATCATAGGGATTTTCAACCGAAACGAAAAAAACCGCAAAAACGAGGAAAAGCTCATCAAAGACCTTGGCTACACAAGGGATATTTCAAAAATTTTCCACGGGAGGGCTGAGCGGAAAATAGAATCCTGATCCGCTACCTCCCAAGATAATCCCTGACAGGCCCACAAAACATATAAGCTTGCCGGGGTATGCAATTTATACCTTGAAGCCGCCATATGTTATGGCAATTAGTAAAGACCTATGGGGGGATATTGAGGACGCAGTAGAGGGCATACACAAATATGGAAGAAAAGTTGCCCCTCTTGACGGGCCGATAGTACACTCCGGAGGATACCGTGACCGGGCAGGGGTGGCCAGGGATGCCCTTTGTGCCCTGGACGGGGTAGATTTTCGCGACAAAGAGTCCAGAAAGGACTATCACAGGATGATGTGTACAGCTTTTACTGGAAGCCCTTTGAAAGGGGAAAATCCCTCTCCACTGGAGGTTGGAAAAATCCGGTACATCCCACAACTGAAGGTTTATGCTTTCATGCCAAACCATCAGGCCTCCATGGAAGACCTGGAAAACACCCCCCTTGCCGGAAGCGAGCAGGTAGTTCTGGACGGCGACAGATACGTAATTGAAGAAAAACCTTTCAAAACGAACCTGCGCGTAAAAGACGTGTCTCAAGTAGGGCCACGAGGGCACCCCTACAGGTTTGGAATGGGGCTTCAGCACGGAAGAGTTTCAACGTATCAGGACCCGACAGGAGAGTTGCATGAAATGCACATCTTCCGCCCCACTTACGACCTCCAGGGAAACTTTGTCCCAAACTTGTCATTTACAAGGGAAATGATGCGCGAAGGAAGAACGCCCGCAAAAGGAGAGCACTTCGTTTTTTTATACCCCGAAGTCTATACAAATGCGTGGGAGACCTCTAAAAAGCGCGAGGAGCTCAAAGCCCTTGGAATCAACGTGGACTCAACTCATGAATTGCACTGGCCAAATATGGTGAACTACACAGGCCTGGACTGGAAAATTGGAAGGATTGGGCCCGACGGAAGCGTAATCAGAAGTTGGGAACTGGAGAAAAAGCCGTTTGGCCCTCAATCTGATGAAAATTCAAAAGGCGCCTTCCTGCTAGACTACAACTATGAGCCAGAAACTAACACCTCGCGCCACGGCCTTGTGGGGAGCATTGGCATAGAATCAAATTTTGCAAATAGTATCGCTCTTGGAGACCCTGAGCCCGCCAGGGAAGTAGCGGGTGCAGGAGATATTCTGCCAAAAATTGCAAATACGCTTAAAGAAGCATACAATAGGCGCATGCCGAGCGTACAGATTTTGGTAACAACTCAAAAAAGAGATGGAAGAGTTTCTGAGCTCACTGGCATCGAAAAAATCGTAAACGAATTCCCGGATTCAGAAAAGTGGGGGCATTTAAGGAAAGTTAAGGGTCGAAAGGTAATTTAGGCCAAAAGAGGGGATTAAATCTCCAGCTCATCAAAAGACTTAATATCAACGTCTATACCCTCGCCGGATGGCTTGCCGCTGTAGCCGCCTTCTCCCCTGTCGATCCTAATAGTCGTGAGTCCAGGCAATGCTTTTTTTGCGTCTTCAAGGGCTTTTGGATTATCCTCAACAAAAACTGCCCTCCCTAGCGGATTGACCATTTTTTCAAGAACGGGCAGCTTGTTAGGATTTTGCACCACCATGATTTTCTCAAAAAATCCCTCTATTTCGCAGCCCCTTATCCTGCCCCAGACATCCTCTCCATTCAAAGTAAGAATATGCATTCGAACCTTCCCCTTAGCCCTCTTTAAAAAAGGCAAAACATCCGGATAGAGGCATTCCTTTGCCAAGCGGGTATGGGTTGTCACAACTTCCCTCAGCAGATCTTCATCTACCTCGGGCAATTCCTTTTTTATAAGACCTATCTGGGCCTCAGACCGGTAGCCAGGCCCATCCTTGCAGGCGTAAAAAGTCCTCGAAAAAACCTCTTCAGGGACGCCCAGATCCTTAAACTTCCGAATGAGAGCCCTGACCCATTTTTTGGTGCTAAAGAGAGTATGGTCAAAGTCAAAAACAATTTCCAATCCCTCCTTTCCGGACAAGTCTACCATAACTAGAGTTTTCAAAAAAGTAATTTTAAGTGCCGGCGGCGCCTTTTGCGGAAGGGTTTGATTCCCAAAGTGATTTAGCGGACCTTGCTTCCGTCAGGAAGGTTTTCCTTAACGATTACTCCAGGGCCGATTATGCAATTGTTCCCAATAAGGACTCCCGGCATTGTGGAAGTATTTATTCCCATCTTCACGTTCTCGCCGATTATGCAGCCAAACGAGGTAAGGCCTGTTCCCTTCTTTTTTCCCTTGACGACCGAGAAAATCTCTCCCCTGTCGAGCCGGACATTCGCGGTTATGACTCCGGCCCCGATTCTCGAGTGGGCGCCAATTGCGGTGTCGCCAATGTAGCCGGAGTGCATATGCACATCCTCCTGAAACGCCGACTTTGCAACTTCAGAATGGGCCCCGATAAGGCAGCCCGTCTCAAGAGTTGTGTCCCTTACAAGGGAAAAGTTTCCGATTATGCTGTTGTCTCCAATATAGGAATTTTTTATGACTGAGTTCTCGAATATTTTCACATTCTCGCCGATATGGGAATTTTCAATTATGACGCCTTTGGCGATTTTAGCGGTTTTTGAAATAGAATCTTTTTTCTTTTTCAAAAGCTCTTCTCTTATCTTAAGCCGGTGCCACGGGTACTTGACTGAAATCATATCTTTCTTCGTGAGAGCTACCCGGGTGTCCTTTTCCTTCATGTGAAGGGATAGCGCATCCTCAAATGCGTACATGTGCTCAGGAACCCTCTTGTAGTAGCCAAAAAAATCCTTTGGAAGAAGATACGAACCGACAACCCGGATATTTGATGGGGCTTTTCCCGTTTCCGGCTTTTCAACTATCGCCTTTGCCTTGTCCTTTTCAAGGTCAAAAACACCATAGAGCTCAGGAGTATTTGTTTCCTGCCCCATAAGCACCATTCCAGCGCCGGTTTCCTCCTTTTTCGCCTTAAGGACATCTATAACTTCAGCAGCGTCCGGGTGGTTCGGGTTAAGAACCACAAAAGCGTCCCTTATGTGATTTTCCGCCTGCATGACAGCGTCTCCCATCCCCTTTGGCTCCAGTTGCACTACATACTTAAGGCCAGGAAGCTTTGAGGAGAGCGCAAACTCAATTTCACGCCCAGGTCCCTGTATGACAACGATGTCTTTTTCAGGGATTCCTGCGCTTTTTATGCTATCGACCGTCCACTCCAGCATTGTCTTTCCACACGCCGTGGTAAGGGATTTATGCCTCTTGTTGAGGGGCCAATACCTGGAACTTTCTCCTGCCGCCAAAACTACTGCCTGCATTTTTAATTTTCACCTGAATTAATTTCCCCGGTTAAGTA from Candidatus Aenigmatarchaeota archaeon includes these protein-coding regions:
- a CDS encoding PIG-L family deacetylase, with product MRALFFSPHPDDSAIGVGGIIAKLTKKGWQAGYVYTTDGRHGSDTLSPEETLKVRALEAKAERDIFGIKEHWSLEIEDGTLSKLNDFGQKEAVSRIEEIILKFRPDVVFIPSYSDRHSDHRSTHDLVMKALSKKGKDVLVVKYQVWFFPDFYEKRQDPCEKIMLVGIDDELEKKHEAIRVHKSQLERVEYDEASKHINAYFSRIFKACKDDGVCHAEIIGIFNRNEKNRKNEEKLIKDLGYTRDISKIFHGRAERKIES
- a CDS encoding HAD family hydrolase, translated to MVDLSGKEGLEIVFDFDHTLFSTKKWVRALIRKFKDLGVPEEVFSRTFYACKDGPGYRSEAQIGLIKKELPEVDEDLLREVVTTHTRLAKECLYPDVLPFLKRAKGKVRMHILTLNGEDVWGRIRGCEIEGFFEKIMVVQNPNKLPVLEKMVNPLGRAVFVEDNPKALEDAKKALPGLTTIRIDRGEGGYSGKPSGEGIDVDIKSFDELEI
- a CDS encoding NTP transferase domain-containing protein is translated as MQAVVLAAGESSRYWPLNKRHKSLTTACGKTMLEWTVDSIKSAGIPEKDIVVIQGPGREIEFALSSKLPGLKYVVQLEPKGMGDAVMQAENHIRDAFVVLNPNHPDAAEVIDVLKAKKEETGAGMVLMGQETNTPELYGVFDLEKDKAKAIVEKPETGKAPSNIRVVGSYLLPKDFFGYYKRVPEHMYAFEDALSLHMKEKDTRVALTKKDMISVKYPWHRLKIREELLKKKKDSISKTAKIAKGVIIENSHIGENVKIFENSVIKNSYIGDNSIIGNFSLVRDTTLETGCLIGAHSEVAKSAFQEDVHMHSGYIGDTAIGAHSRIGAGVITANVRLDRGEIFSVVKGKKKGTGLTSFGCIIGENVKMGINTSTMPGVLIGNNCIIGPGVIVKENLPDGSKVR